In Parus major isolate Abel chromosome 8, Parus_major1.1, whole genome shotgun sequence, a single window of DNA contains:
- the ZNF644 gene encoding zinc finger protein 644 isoform X2, which produces MDDLEINTGVTGAKEEEILCDDNFVSEEESGIPKPEESETSFQKSNTLTLTEELSRDRSEKALSGGQASLFIHTGAPTVSSENFMLSRGTAVNGPVSHSTSTKTSIMNKGSVSLTTGQPGGHLADSCSTLTVVHDLQLPAKSTTQKSNQHQVLFLLPDVAHAKNLTHSIKNLPTSASIGCDSQKTVGNSVDSTLVDQVEVCEDDKNILLKDDCVDTLTGISSGTGGFRSGCDPSWDPQKEFIQFLMTNEETIEKSPIHCKVGLEKKRKRKMDVSKITRYTEDCFDDTSCIPSKSKLLNVEFLEQNEELQIVEPQKYSLSKVKPESTDEELETVDAIQQLIYSPTSNCAEDTSPVHTSTFLSNTLKNKCEENDSEPPSTFSTDEPSFYPCTKCNVNFREKKHLHRHMMYHLDGNSHFRHLNVPRPYACRECGRTFRDRNSLLKHMIIHQERRQKLMEEIRELKELQDEGRSARLQCPQCVFGTNCPKTFVQHAKTHEKDKRYYCCEECNFMAVTENELECHRGIAHGAVVKCSIIGSDLSQRKTQKKASLKDPYLGSSRKSSTYMCKLCPFATSARSILKKHMAYLHSASCIDPFGSHLRLEKRKGSIIEESLDFRSRTKQLMKHSSTFPKNSALKQDVKRSFGSASQSSNFAKLHKRPYRIQKARKSVSQSSKLNSAEKKDSYETEDESSWDNVELCDYTTQSMEDESYSDINQEHVNLFPIFKGKMEDNEAGDKSSLGYEQNDGFYFEYYEDAESSNFLHDLHDPQNLENVGSALPKHNSVFHWTDLSLEKKSCPYCPATFETGVGLSNHVRGHLHRAGLSYEARHVVSPEQIATSDKMQHFKRAGTGTPVKRVRKAIEKSETSSEHTCQLCGGWFDTKIGLSNHVRGHLKRLGKTKWDAHKSPICVLNEMMQNEEKYEKILKALNSRRIIPRPFVAQKFASNDDFLSQNVIPLEAYHNGLKTEDVSVSASEEEGLSFLNECDETKAVLHDEKRNQSLTLIELLKNKRLGEERNPDISPQKIHNQTARKRFVQKCVLPLNEDSPLMYQPQKMDLTMQSGMPVKLRTCVHCNTTFTSAVSLSNHLRAYARKKSAGLLTGTALDCKQKKSRSRSGSKKKMLPLPHSADEVYILRCRFCGLVFRGPLSVQEDWIKHLQRHIVNANLPRTGAGMVEVTSLLKKPASITETSFSLLMAEAAS; this is translated from the exons ATGGATGATTTAGAGATAAATACTGGAGTCACTGGTGCTAAAGAAGAAGAAATCCTATGTGATGATAATTTTGTATCTGAGGAAGAAAGTGGCATTCCCAAACCAGAAGAGAGTGAGACGTCATTTCAGAAGAGCAACACATTGACTCTGACTGAGGAGCTATCAAGGGACAGATCTGAAAAAGCCTTAAGTGGAGGCCAGGCTTCTCTATTTATACACACTGGTGCTCCTACTGTTTCTAGTGAAAACTTTATGTTATCTAGAGGAACTGCTGTTAATGGACCAGTTTCACACTCCACCTCAACAAAGACTTCCATTATGAATAAAGGCAGCGTTTCATTAACCACTGGACAGCCTGGAGGTCATCTAGCAGATTCCTGCTCAACTTTGACAGTGGTTCATGATCTTCAGCTGCCTGCAAAGAGTACAACGCAGAAATCAAATCAGCaccaagttttatttttgttacctGATGTAGCACATGCTAAGAACCTGACTCATTCCATTAAAAATCTACCTACCTCTGCTTCAATTGGGTGTGATTCACAGAAAACAGTAGGAAATAGTGTAGACAGCACTTTAGTAGACCAAGTAGAAGTTTGTGAGGATGATAAAAATATACTATTAAAAGATGATTGTGTTGATACATTAACAGGCATTTCCTCAGGTACAGGTGGCTTCAGATCGGGATGTGATCCCAGCTGGGATCCGCAAAAAGAGTTTATACAGTTTCTTATGACAAATGAAGAAACAATAGAGAAGTCTCCTATTCACTGTAAGGTAGGGCTAGAAAAGAAAcgaaaaaggaaaatggatgtTAGTAAAATAACGCGCTATACTGAAGACTGTTTTGATGATACCAGTTGTATTCCTAGTAAATCAAAACTATTAAATGTTGAATTCTTAGAGCAGAATGAGGAGCTACAAATAGTAGAACCACAGAAATATTCATTGAGTAAAGTAAAGCCTGAATCCACAGATGAAGAGCTGGAAACTGTTGATGCTATCCAGCAGCTCATTTATAGTCCCACTAGTAACTGTGCAGAAGATACTTCTCCTGTTCACACTAGCACTTTTCTATCcaatactttgaaaaataaatgtgaagaGAATGATTCTGAACCACCATCTACTTTCAGTACTGATGAACCATCATTTTATCCCTGTACAAAGTGCAATGTGAATTTTAGAGAGAAGAAACATCTGCATAGGCATATGATGTACCATTTAGATGGGAACAGTCATTTCCGGCATCTCAATGTCCCCAGGCCCTATGCATGTAGGGAATGCGGAAGGACATTTCGAGATCGTAATTCACTTCTTAAACATATGATAATTCACCAGGAAAGAAGGCAGAAACTGATGGAAGAAATCCGTGAGCTGAAAGAACTTCAGGATGAGGGTAGGAGTGCACGGTTACAATGCCCACAGTGTGTATTTGGTACCAATTGTCCCAAAACGTTTGTGCAGCATGCAAAGACCcatgaaaaagataaaagatatTACTGTTGTGAGGAATGCAATTTCATGGCTGTGACAGAAAATGAACTGGAATGCCATCGAGGGATCGCTCATGGAGCAGTAGTCAAATGTTCAATTATTGGTAGTGACTTGTCCCAgagaaaaactcagaaaaagGCATCCTTGAAAGATCCTTATTTAGGATCCTCAAGAAAGTCATCAACGTATATGTGTAAGCTGTGTCCGTTTGCTACTTCAGctagaagcattttaaaaaaacacatggCATATTTGCATTCAGCATCATGCATTGATCCCTTTGGTAGCCATCTTAGactagagaaaagaaaaggcagcatAATAGAAGAATCTTTAGATTTTCGTAGCAGGACAAAACAATTGATGAAACATTCTTCTACTTTTCCAAAGAACTCTGCTTTAAAACAGGATGTAAAAAGATCATTTGGCTCTGCTTCACAGTCCAGTAACTTCGCAAAACTTCACAAGAGACCCTACAGGATTCAGAAGGCTCGGAAAAGCGTTTCACAGTCATCT AAACTAaactctgctgaaaaaaaagacagctatGAAACGGAGGATGAAAGTTCATGGGATAATGTTGAACTATGTGATTACACTACACAGTCTATGGAGGATGAATCTTACAGTGATATTAATCAGGAGCATGTAAACCTATTCCCCATATTCAAAGGTAAAATGGAAGATAATGAAGCTGGTGATAAATCTTCACTTGGTTATGAGCAGAATGATGGCTTTTATTTTGAGTATTACGAAGATGCTGAGAGTAGTAATTTCTTGCATGATTTGCATGATCCTCAGAATTTAGAAAATGTAGGATCAGCATTGCCAAAGCATAATTCAGTTTTCCACTGGACTGATTTGTCGCTTGAAAAGAAGTCGTGCCCGTACTGTCCAGCAACCTTTGAAACAGGTGTTGGTTTGTCCAATCATGTCAGAGGACATCTTCACAGAGCTGGACTAAGCTATGAAGCCCGTCATGTTGTTTCACCTGAACAGATAGCAACAAGTgacaaaatgcagcattttaagAGAGCTGGAACAGGGACTCCTGTTAAACGTGTTAGAAAAG caATTGAGAAATCTGAAACTTCCTCTGAGCATACGTGTCAGCTCTGTGGTGGCTGGTTCGATACTAAAATTGGATTGTCTAATCATGTGCGAGGACACCTGAAGAGGCTTGGCAAAACCAAGTGGGATGCACACAAGTCTCCCATCTGTGTTCTGAATGAGATGATGCAAAATGAAGAGAAGTATGAAAAAATCCTAAAGGCTTTGAACAGTCGCCGTATTATTCCCAGACCATTTGTTGCTCAGAAATTTGCATCAAATGATGACTTTTTATCTCAGAATGTTATACCTCTTGAAGCATACCATAATGGCCTAAAGACTGAAGATGTATCTGTGTCTGCATCGGAGGAAGAAGGGCTGAGTTTCCTAAATGAATGTGATGAAACAAAAGCAGTACTAcatgatgaaaaaagaaatcagtcaCTTACACTGATAGAACTCCTGAAAAACAAGAGGTTAGGAGAAGAGAGGAATCCTGATATTTCCCCTCAAAAGATTCATAATCAAACTGCAAGAAAGAGGTTTGTTCAGAAATGTGTTCTTCCATTAAATGAAGACAGTCCATTGATGTATCAGCCACAAAAAATGGACTTGACTATGCAGTCAG GTATGCCTGTGAAGCTTAGAACGTGTGTGCATTGCAATACGACGTTTACAAGTGCTGTTAGCCTGTCCAACCACTTACGCGCTTATGCACGAAAGAAGAGTGCTGGACTTTTGACTGGGACAG CTTTAGACTGTAAGCAAAAGAAGTCAAGGTCAAGATCTggaagcaagaagaaaatgctgccGTTACCTCATAGTGCTGATGAAGTTTACATACTCAGATGCAG GTTTTGTGGTCTGGTCTTTCGAGGACCTTTGTCTGTTCAAGAAGACTGGATAAAGCACTTGCAGCGACACATTGTCAACGCAAATCTTCCACGGACTGGAGCTGGCATGGTTGAGGTCACATCACTACTTAAAAAGCCTGCTTCAATTActgaaacttcattttctttactgATGGCAGAAGCAGCATCATAG
- the ZNF644 gene encoding zinc finger protein 644 isoform X1 encodes MDDLEINTGVTGAKEEEILCDDNFVSEEESGIPKPEESETSFQKSNTLTLTEELSRDRSEKALSGGQASLFIHTGAPTVSSENFMLSRGTAVNGPVSHSTSTKTSIMNKGSVSLTTGQPGGHLADSCSTLTVVHDLQLPAKSTTQKSNQHQVLFLLPDVAHAKNLTHSIKNLPTSASIGCDSQKTVGNSVDSTLVDQVEVCEDDKNILLKDDCVDTLTGISSGTGGFRSGCDPSWDPQKEFIQFLMTNEETIEKSPIHCKVGLEKKRKRKMDVSKITRYTEDCFDDTSCIPSKSKLLNVEFLEQNEELQIVEPQKYSLSKVKPESTDEELETVDAIQQLIYSPTSNCAEDTSPVHTSTFLSNTLKNKCEENDSEPPSTFSTDEPSFYPCTKCNVNFREKKHLHRHMMYHLDGNSHFRHLNVPRPYACRECGRTFRDRNSLLKHMIIHQERRQKLMEEIRELKELQDEGRSARLQCPQCVFGTNCPKTFVQHAKTHEKDKRYYCCEECNFMAVTENELECHRGIAHGAVVKCSIIGSDLSQRKTQKKASLKDPYLGSSRKSSTYMCKLCPFATSARSILKKHMAYLHSASCIDPFGSHLRLEKRKGSIIEESLDFRSRTKQLMKHSSTFPKNSALKQDVKRSFGSASQSSNFAKLHKRPYRIQKARKSVSQSSVSVCNLNSTNKNFFIRNSIDQKRKCFHQAAKQKASAKKSNYLYRHKYENYRSIKKSSDSYPLHLKKEESKSVSALRLFSSSSNNCFVMDSNSLDCKRAEGCKDHRHVAVKRVVKESKREGSVTGDDLDCCPDFLHKMTVVVLQKLNSAEKKDSYETEDESSWDNVELCDYTTQSMEDESYSDINQEHVNLFPIFKGKMEDNEAGDKSSLGYEQNDGFYFEYYEDAESSNFLHDLHDPQNLENVGSALPKHNSVFHWTDLSLEKKSCPYCPATFETGVGLSNHVRGHLHRAGLSYEARHVVSPEQIATSDKMQHFKRAGTGTPVKRVRKAIEKSETSSEHTCQLCGGWFDTKIGLSNHVRGHLKRLGKTKWDAHKSPICVLNEMMQNEEKYEKILKALNSRRIIPRPFVAQKFASNDDFLSQNVIPLEAYHNGLKTEDVSVSASEEEGLSFLNECDETKAVLHDEKRNQSLTLIELLKNKRLGEERNPDISPQKIHNQTARKRFVQKCVLPLNEDSPLMYQPQKMDLTMQSALDCKQKKSRSRSGSKKKMLPLPHSADEVYILRCRFCGLVFRGPLSVQEDWIKHLQRHIVNANLPRTGAGMVEVTSLLKKPASITETSFSLLMAEAAS; translated from the exons ATGGATGATTTAGAGATAAATACTGGAGTCACTGGTGCTAAAGAAGAAGAAATCCTATGTGATGATAATTTTGTATCTGAGGAAGAAAGTGGCATTCCCAAACCAGAAGAGAGTGAGACGTCATTTCAGAAGAGCAACACATTGACTCTGACTGAGGAGCTATCAAGGGACAGATCTGAAAAAGCCTTAAGTGGAGGCCAGGCTTCTCTATTTATACACACTGGTGCTCCTACTGTTTCTAGTGAAAACTTTATGTTATCTAGAGGAACTGCTGTTAATGGACCAGTTTCACACTCCACCTCAACAAAGACTTCCATTATGAATAAAGGCAGCGTTTCATTAACCACTGGACAGCCTGGAGGTCATCTAGCAGATTCCTGCTCAACTTTGACAGTGGTTCATGATCTTCAGCTGCCTGCAAAGAGTACAACGCAGAAATCAAATCAGCaccaagttttatttttgttacctGATGTAGCACATGCTAAGAACCTGACTCATTCCATTAAAAATCTACCTACCTCTGCTTCAATTGGGTGTGATTCACAGAAAACAGTAGGAAATAGTGTAGACAGCACTTTAGTAGACCAAGTAGAAGTTTGTGAGGATGATAAAAATATACTATTAAAAGATGATTGTGTTGATACATTAACAGGCATTTCCTCAGGTACAGGTGGCTTCAGATCGGGATGTGATCCCAGCTGGGATCCGCAAAAAGAGTTTATACAGTTTCTTATGACAAATGAAGAAACAATAGAGAAGTCTCCTATTCACTGTAAGGTAGGGCTAGAAAAGAAAcgaaaaaggaaaatggatgtTAGTAAAATAACGCGCTATACTGAAGACTGTTTTGATGATACCAGTTGTATTCCTAGTAAATCAAAACTATTAAATGTTGAATTCTTAGAGCAGAATGAGGAGCTACAAATAGTAGAACCACAGAAATATTCATTGAGTAAAGTAAAGCCTGAATCCACAGATGAAGAGCTGGAAACTGTTGATGCTATCCAGCAGCTCATTTATAGTCCCACTAGTAACTGTGCAGAAGATACTTCTCCTGTTCACACTAGCACTTTTCTATCcaatactttgaaaaataaatgtgaagaGAATGATTCTGAACCACCATCTACTTTCAGTACTGATGAACCATCATTTTATCCCTGTACAAAGTGCAATGTGAATTTTAGAGAGAAGAAACATCTGCATAGGCATATGATGTACCATTTAGATGGGAACAGTCATTTCCGGCATCTCAATGTCCCCAGGCCCTATGCATGTAGGGAATGCGGAAGGACATTTCGAGATCGTAATTCACTTCTTAAACATATGATAATTCACCAGGAAAGAAGGCAGAAACTGATGGAAGAAATCCGTGAGCTGAAAGAACTTCAGGATGAGGGTAGGAGTGCACGGTTACAATGCCCACAGTGTGTATTTGGTACCAATTGTCCCAAAACGTTTGTGCAGCATGCAAAGACCcatgaaaaagataaaagatatTACTGTTGTGAGGAATGCAATTTCATGGCTGTGACAGAAAATGAACTGGAATGCCATCGAGGGATCGCTCATGGAGCAGTAGTCAAATGTTCAATTATTGGTAGTGACTTGTCCCAgagaaaaactcagaaaaagGCATCCTTGAAAGATCCTTATTTAGGATCCTCAAGAAAGTCATCAACGTATATGTGTAAGCTGTGTCCGTTTGCTACTTCAGctagaagcattttaaaaaaacacatggCATATTTGCATTCAGCATCATGCATTGATCCCTTTGGTAGCCATCTTAGactagagaaaagaaaaggcagcatAATAGAAGAATCTTTAGATTTTCGTAGCAGGACAAAACAATTGATGAAACATTCTTCTACTTTTCCAAAGAACTCTGCTTTAAAACAGGATGTAAAAAGATCATTTGGCTCTGCTTCACAGTCCAGTAACTTCGCAAAACTTCACAAGAGACCCTACAGGATTCAGAAGGCTCGGAAAAGCGTTTCACAGTCATCTGTAAGTGTGTGCAATCTAAATTCTACAAACAAGAacttttttattagaaatagcATTGACCAAAAGCGTAAATGTTTTCATcaagcagcaaagcagaaagctAGTGccaaaaaaagtaattatttatataGACACAAATATGAAAACTACAGGAGTATTAAAAAATCTAGTGACTCTTAccctttgcatttaaaaaaggaagagtcCAAATCTGTCAGTGCTTTAcgtttattttcttcatcaagTAATAATTGTTTTGTCATGGATTCAAATAGCCTTGATTGCAAAAGGGCAGAAGGCTGTAAAGATCATAGGCATGTAGCTGTAAAAAGAGTGGTTAAAGAATCCAAGAGGGAAGGCTCTGTTACAGGAGATGATTTGGATTGCTGTCCAGATTTTCTGCATAAAATGACTGTTGTTGTTTTACAGAAACTAaactctgctgaaaaaaaagacagctatGAAACGGAGGATGAAAGTTCATGGGATAATGTTGAACTATGTGATTACACTACACAGTCTATGGAGGATGAATCTTACAGTGATATTAATCAGGAGCATGTAAACCTATTCCCCATATTCAAAGGTAAAATGGAAGATAATGAAGCTGGTGATAAATCTTCACTTGGTTATGAGCAGAATGATGGCTTTTATTTTGAGTATTACGAAGATGCTGAGAGTAGTAATTTCTTGCATGATTTGCATGATCCTCAGAATTTAGAAAATGTAGGATCAGCATTGCCAAAGCATAATTCAGTTTTCCACTGGACTGATTTGTCGCTTGAAAAGAAGTCGTGCCCGTACTGTCCAGCAACCTTTGAAACAGGTGTTGGTTTGTCCAATCATGTCAGAGGACATCTTCACAGAGCTGGACTAAGCTATGAAGCCCGTCATGTTGTTTCACCTGAACAGATAGCAACAAGTgacaaaatgcagcattttaagAGAGCTGGAACAGGGACTCCTGTTAAACGTGTTAGAAAAG caATTGAGAAATCTGAAACTTCCTCTGAGCATACGTGTCAGCTCTGTGGTGGCTGGTTCGATACTAAAATTGGATTGTCTAATCATGTGCGAGGACACCTGAAGAGGCTTGGCAAAACCAAGTGGGATGCACACAAGTCTCCCATCTGTGTTCTGAATGAGATGATGCAAAATGAAGAGAAGTATGAAAAAATCCTAAAGGCTTTGAACAGTCGCCGTATTATTCCCAGACCATTTGTTGCTCAGAAATTTGCATCAAATGATGACTTTTTATCTCAGAATGTTATACCTCTTGAAGCATACCATAATGGCCTAAAGACTGAAGATGTATCTGTGTCTGCATCGGAGGAAGAAGGGCTGAGTTTCCTAAATGAATGTGATGAAACAAAAGCAGTACTAcatgatgaaaaaagaaatcagtcaCTTACACTGATAGAACTCCTGAAAAACAAGAGGTTAGGAGAAGAGAGGAATCCTGATATTTCCCCTCAAAAGATTCATAATCAAACTGCAAGAAAGAGGTTTGTTCAGAAATGTGTTCTTCCATTAAATGAAGACAGTCCATTGATGTATCAGCCACAAAAAATGGACTTGACTATGCAGTCAG CTTTAGACTGTAAGCAAAAGAAGTCAAGGTCAAGATCTggaagcaagaagaaaatgctgccGTTACCTCATAGTGCTGATGAAGTTTACATACTCAGATGCAG GTTTTGTGGTCTGGTCTTTCGAGGACCTTTGTCTGTTCAAGAAGACTGGATAAAGCACTTGCAGCGACACATTGTCAACGCAAATCTTCCACGGACTGGAGCTGGCATGGTTGAGGTCACATCACTACTTAAAAAGCCTGCTTCAATTActgaaacttcattttctttactgATGGCAGAAGCAGCATCATAG